One stretch of Rhipicephalus sanguineus isolate Rsan-2018 chromosome 10, BIME_Rsan_1.4, whole genome shotgun sequence DNA includes these proteins:
- the LOC119372228 gene encoding uncharacterized protein LOC119372228 isoform X2: MLDGQETEAGMRDSAMASPPARAKNRKALTPEEFQHEVLVKLTVLRMVQKQHGELIHGLIGRLRSNAAKGNAPLVSSPFSEYESLKQFDNKLTGQMKDVEELANKGGINAAACTKRILCYLLCDNLAAEFSWLGKKGKRRFSELRLASCIISAVQKVHAANEFAIEAAIREWLRHAPARHRNAARGSSGCDE, encoded by the exons ATGCTGGATGGCCAGGAGACTGAAGCTGGCATGCGTGACTCTG CCATGGCTTCACCTCCTGCACGGGCAAAAAACAGGAAGGCGCTAACCCCAGAGG AGTTCCAGCATGAAGTACTCGTGAAGCTGACAGTGCTGCGAATGGTTCAAAAGCAGCATGGGGAACTTATACATGGGCTGATCGGCCGGCTTCGGTCCAATGCTGCCAAAGGAAATGCACCTTTAGTTTCCAGCCCGTTCTCGGAGTACGAGTCACTGAAACAGTTCGATAACAAGTTGACTGGCCAGATGAAAGAT GTGGAAGAGCTTGCCAACAAAGGTGGAATCAATgctgctgcgtgcacaaaaagaaTTCTTTGCTACCTGCTCTGTGACAATCTTGCAGCGGAATTCTCATGGCttggaaaaaaaggaaagcgtaGATTCAGCGAGCTCCGTCTTGCCTCTTGCATAATAA GTGCTGTGCAAAAGGTTCACGCTGCAAATGAATTTGCCATAGAGGCAGCCATTCGAGAATGGCTGCGTCATGCCCCAGCAAGGCACAGGAATGCAGCAAGAG GATCAAGTGGTTGTGATGAGTAG
- the LOC119372228 gene encoding uncharacterized protein LOC119372228 isoform X1, which yields MLDGQETEAGMRDSAMASPPARAKNRKALTPEEFQHEVLVKLTVLRMVQKQHGELIHGLIGRLRSNAAKGNAPLVSSPFSEYESLKQFDNKLTGQMKDVLVEELANKGGINAAACTKRILCYLLCDNLAAEFSWLGKKGKRRFSELRLASCIISAVQKVHAANEFAIEAAIREWLRHAPARHRNAARGSSGCDE from the exons ATGCTGGATGGCCAGGAGACTGAAGCTGGCATGCGTGACTCTG CCATGGCTTCACCTCCTGCACGGGCAAAAAACAGGAAGGCGCTAACCCCAGAGG AGTTCCAGCATGAAGTACTCGTGAAGCTGACAGTGCTGCGAATGGTTCAAAAGCAGCATGGGGAACTTATACATGGGCTGATCGGCCGGCTTCGGTCCAATGCTGCCAAAGGAAATGCACCTTTAGTTTCCAGCCCGTTCTCGGAGTACGAGTCACTGAAACAGTTCGATAACAAGTTGACTGGCCAGATGAAAGATGTGCTT GTGGAAGAGCTTGCCAACAAAGGTGGAATCAATgctgctgcgtgcacaaaaagaaTTCTTTGCTACCTGCTCTGTGACAATCTTGCAGCGGAATTCTCATGGCttggaaaaaaaggaaagcgtaGATTCAGCGAGCTCCGTCTTGCCTCTTGCATAATAA GTGCTGTGCAAAAGGTTCACGCTGCAAATGAATTTGCCATAGAGGCAGCCATTCGAGAATGGCTGCGTCATGCCCCAGCAAGGCACAGGAATGCAGCAAGAG GATCAAGTGGTTGTGATGAGTAG
- the LOC119407230 gene encoding uncharacterized protein LOC119407230 has product MFMFIFCLRVVTDNFLQMRFSIVEFTEEKTVAVVPNIWIVGGKCYWPPGPGCKMATVQKAKAPNKDWKMYSIVVKTTYSTYQEARRNLDQAQYSDVESEHLQKRKVSKPSRYISDDEVPTFHSHLTGSNGPSTDERMENTCANACDEFHEGGNQLQEVGNQQKGQASSSSPFYNTSY; this is encoded by the exons ATGTTTATGTTCATTTTTTGTCTGAGAGTGGTCACAGACAATTTTTTACAGATGCGCTTTTCCATTGTGGAATTTACTGAAGAGAAAACAGTAGCTGTTGTGCCCAACATATGGATTGTTGGTGGCAAATGCTATTGGCCACCAGGACCTGGCTGCAAAATGgcaactgttcaaaaagcaaaagCCCCCAACAAAGACTGGAAAATGTACAGCATTGTGGTGAAAACTACCTACA GCACATATCAAGAGGCTCGTAGAAATCTGGATCAAGCTCAGTACTCTGATGTTGAATCTGAGCACCTTCAGAAACGGAAG GTGTCAAAGCCAAGTCGTTACATCAGCGATGATGAAGTGCCCACTTTTCATTCACACCTCACTGGTTCAAATGGACCGTCCACAGATGAAC GAATGGAGAACACTTGTGCAAATGCTTGCGACGAATTTCACGAAGGAGGAAACCAGTTGCAAGAggttggcaaccaacagaaagGACAGGCAAGCAGCAGCTCACCCTTTTACAATACGTCATACTAA